The region CGCTCGAGGGGGAGGCGACGGGCGAGCTGTGGGTGCGGGGGCCGAGCGTGTTCGCCGGCTACCTCGGCGACGACGCCGCGACCGTGCGCGCGATGCGGGACGGGTGGCTGCGCACCGGTGACCTGGTGCACCGATCGGCCGACGGCCGGCACCGGGTGGTCGACCGGCTGAAGGACATCTTCATCTCGGGCGGCGAGAACGTCGCGCCCGCTGAGGTCGAGGCAGCACTCATGCTGCATCCGCTCATCGAGGCGGCCGCGGTCGTGGGCGCGCCCGACCCGGTCTGGGGCGAACGCGGCGTCGCCTTCGTCGTCGCCGCCCCGGGCGCACCGGTGTCGGTCGACGAGGTGCTGGCGCACGCGCGTCACAACCTCGCGGGGTACAAGGTGCCCGTGCACGTGGAGTTCGTCGAGGCGCTGCCGCGCTCGACGTTCGAGAAGCTCGCCCGATCGCGCCTGCGCGACCGGGCTCGCCGACTGAGGGAAGGGGTGACGGCATGAACGCCGAGGATCTGCTGGACGACGATGCCCCGCCGGTGTCGCCGGCGACAGGACGCCCACTCACCAAGCGCGGCGAGGCGACCCGCCGACGCCTGCTCGAGGCCGCCGAGGCGGTGTTCGCCGCCCAGGGCTACCACGAGGCATCCATCGTCAAGATCACCGAGGGTGCCGGCATCGGCCTCGGCACGTTCTACCTGTACTTCGACAGCAAGCAGTCGATCTTCGAGGCGCTCGTGCTCGACCTGAACCGTCGCGTCCGCCACTCGATGACCGAGGCGATGGTCGGCGCGGGGTCGCGGATCGAGGCCGAGCGCGCCGGATTCGCCGGCTTCTTCCGCTTCACCGCGCAGCATCCTGCGCTGTACCGCGTCGTGCGCGAGGCCGAGTTCGTCTCGCCCGAGGTCCTGCGGCTGCACTACACCCGCATCGTCGAGGGATACGAGGCCGGTCTCCGCTCCGCCCAGGACAGCGGCGACGTCGACCGGGCGCTCGACCCCGAGACGACCGCCTGGGCCCTCATGGGCATGGGTGAGCTCATCGGCATGCGGTTCCTCCTGTGGGAGCGCGGCGCCGACGGCCGGCCGCCCGCGCAGCTCGACCCGCGCGTGTTCGCGGGGATGACCCGCATCATCGACAACGCGCTCGCGCCGCGGGCCGAGGAGGACGACGCATGACCGATCAGGATCTCGCGGGGCGCCGTGCGCTCGTCACCGGCGGGGCGAGCGGCATCGGACGCGCCTGCGCTCACGAGTTCGCCGGTCGCGGCGCGCACGTGATCGTCGCGGACCTGAACGCGGATGCCGCGACCGCGGCGGCGTCCGAGATCGGCGGCGAGCCCTGGGTGGTCGACCTGTCCGACACCGCGGCGCTCGACGACCTCACGCTCGACGTCGACATCCTGGTCAACAATGCGGGCATCCAGCGCGTCGCGCCCATCCCCGAGTACGACCCCGACACCTTCCGGCTGCTGCTGCGGCTGATGCTCGAGTCGCCGTTCCTCCTCATCCGGGCCGCGCTGCCGAGCATGTACGAGCGCGGGTGGGGACGGGTCATCAACATCTCCAGTGCGCACGGGCTGCGTGCGAGCGCGTTCAAATCGGCCTACGTCGCGGCCAAGCACGGGCTCGAGGGACTCTCGAAGGTCACGGCGCTCGAGGGCGGCGCCCACGGGGTGACGAGCAACTGCATCAACCCCGCCTACGTGCGCACGCCGCTCGTTGAGAAGCAGATCGCCGATCAGGCGCTCGTGCACGGCATCCCCGAAGACGAGGTCGTCGAGAGGATCATGCTGACCGAGACGGCGGTGAAGCGCCTCGTCGAGGCCGACGAGGTCGCCTCGCTCGCCGGGTGGCTCGCCTCGGACAAGGCCGGCATGGTGACGGGGGCGTCCTACACGATGGACGGGGGATGGACCGCGCGATGACGACCCACGACTACCGCACGATCGATGTCGCCGTCGCGGGCGGCGACCTGCGGGTGGCGGTCTGGGATCCGACGGATGCCCGCACCGACGACGCCCTGCTCATCCACGGGGTCACCAGCTCGCACCTGGCCTGGCCGTTCGTGGTCGGCAGGCTCCCCGGCGTGCGGGCGATCGCGCCCGACCTGCGCGGGCGCGGGGCGAGCAGCGCGTTGGCGGGCCCCGCAGGGATGGCCGCGCACGCCGACGATCTGGCGGCCGCGCTCGACGCCCTCGGGATCGCGCGCGTCACCGTGGT is a window of Microbacterium terrae DNA encoding:
- a CDS encoding TetR/AcrR family transcriptional regulator; this translates as MNAEDLLDDDAPPVSPATGRPLTKRGEATRRRLLEAAEAVFAAQGYHEASIVKITEGAGIGLGTFYLYFDSKQSIFEALVLDLNRRVRHSMTEAMVGAGSRIEAERAGFAGFFRFTAQHPALYRVVREAEFVSPEVLRLHYTRIVEGYEAGLRSAQDSGDVDRALDPETTAWALMGMGELIGMRFLLWERGADGRPPAQLDPRVFAGMTRIIDNALAPRAEEDDA
- a CDS encoding 3-hydroxybutyrate dehydrogenase, producing the protein MTDQDLAGRRALVTGGASGIGRACAHEFAGRGAHVIVADLNADAATAAASEIGGEPWVVDLSDTAALDDLTLDVDILVNNAGIQRVAPIPEYDPDTFRLLLRLMLESPFLLIRAALPSMYERGWGRVINISSAHGLRASAFKSAYVAAKHGLEGLSKVTALEGGAHGVTSNCINPAYVRTPLVEKQIADQALVHGIPEDEVVERIMLTETAVKRLVEADEVASLAGWLASDKAGMVTGASYTMDGGWTAR